One stretch of Anguilla anguilla isolate fAngAng1 chromosome 5, fAngAng1.pri, whole genome shotgun sequence DNA includes these proteins:
- the zdhhc5a gene encoding LOW QUALITY PROTEIN: palmitoyltransferase ZDHHC5a (The sequence of the model RefSeq protein was modified relative to this genomic sequence to represent the inferred CDS: inserted 4 bases in 2 codons), protein MPGVSKSGGPASSPPSSSRPLRPSRYVPVSAATAFLVGSTTLFFCFTCPWLSDQFSVAVPVYNGVVFLFVLANFCMATFMDPGIFPRAEEDEDKEDDFRAPLYKTVEIRGIQVRMKWCSTCRFYRPPRCSHCSVCDNCVEDFDHHCPWVNNCIGRRNYRYFFLFLLSLTAHIMAVFGFGLLFILNHTQQLDHVHSAVTMAVMCVAGLFFIPVAGLTGFHIVLVARGRTTNEQVTGKFRGGVNPFTNGCWRNVSHVLCSSQAPRYLGRGKKAQSVLVQPPFLRPQLSDAQLAAKVLDNGIQGDLHRSKSSLEMMESQSADAEPPPPPKPELRYGLSRSPLSVGHGEESSLLHKAPPTPTMYKYRPAYSSPGKNHSNKMNRGESLKESPSLRHSGGPGGAGSGVGAGFRSEPSLDGREGDRGCRDRGGAGVGVAMPASGIPGYSLXGGRSYPSFSDPTVLSGGXASRSSSVRSAHTAHNAPGALHSDGTTSTSYKSLANQTPRNGSLSYDSLLTPSEGPEFESAAPDPPPHAHPGPVPPALLGYSSPFLSAQIAHQREPSSPHHAFLPRPTSPAHLPERDSHRPTQHHPRPARFSRPPLLADAHPYSYRARSLGSPETAAPVAPPPAPPAPLGKSLSYSSAAAAEMQYRMVRKASAGGGAGGGAGGGIQAPKDEIQMKSYSRSNGQPKPAPSSPSHPTSLSTRPGPANQSAAPSQSPTHKPGGGVKKVTGVGGTTYEISV, encoded by the exons atGCCGGGTGTCAGTAAGAGTggaggccccgcctcctcgccCCCCTCCTCGTCCCGCCCACTGCGGCCCAGCCGATACGTCCCCGTCTCCGCGGCAACTGCCTTCCTAGTGGGGTCCACTACGCTCTTCTTCTGCTTCAC gtgTCCGTGGCTGTCAGACCAGTTCTCTGTGGCCGTTCCTGTGTATAACGGCGTGGTCTTCCTCTTCGTCCTGGCGAACTTCTGCATGGCCACCTTCATGGACCCAGGCATCTTCCCCCGAG CGGAGGAAGACGAGGATAAGGAGGATGATTTCCGCGCCCCGCTCTATAAGACTGTGGAGATCCGGGGGATCCAGGTGCGGATGAAGTGGTGCTCCACCTGCCGCTTCTACAGACCCCCCCGCTGCTCCCACTGCTCCGTCTGTGACAACTGTGTGGAG gacTTTGACCATCACTGCCCATGGGTGAATAACTGCATCGGCCGCAGGAACTACCGCTActtcttcctgttcctgctgtCGCTGACGGCGCACATCATGGCCGTGTTCGGCTTCGGCCTGCTCTTCATCCTCAACCACACCCAGCAGCTGGACCACGTGCACTCTGCCGTCAC GAtggctgtgatgtgtgtggccGGCTTGTTCTTCATCCCTGTAGCAGGACTCACCGGCTTCCACATCGTCCTGGTGGCTCGCGGGAGGACCACCAAcgaacag gtgacgGGGAAGTTCCGAGGGGGAGTGAACCCCTTCACTAACGGCTGCTGGAGGAACGTCTCCCATGTGCTGTGCAGCTCTCAGGCTCCCag gTATCTGGGCCGGGGGAAGAAGGCCCAGTCGGTGCTGGTGCAGCCGCCCTTCCTCAGACCGCAGCTCTCCGACGCCCAGCTGGCTGCCAAAGTGCTGGACAACGGTATCCAGGGCGACCTGCACAGG tctAAGAGTAGTCTGGAGATGATGGAGAGCCAGTCAGCTGATGCAGAgccgcctcctccccccaaaCCGGAGCTTCGATATGGCCTGTCCCGCAGCCCCCTGTCTGTGGGGCACGGCGAGG agAGCAGTCTGCTGCAcaaagctccgcccactcccaCCATGTATAAGTACAGACCTGCCTACAGCAGCCCGGGCAAGAACCACTCCAACAAG aTGAATCGGGGGGAGAGTCTGAAGGAGTCTCCATCTCTCCGACACTCcggtgggccggggggggcggggtcgggggtgggggcggggtttcgGTCGGAGCCCAGCCTGGACGGGCGCGAGGGCGATCGGGGCTGCCgggacaggggcggggcaggagtgggcgtggccatgCCTGCTTCGGGGATCCCCGGCTATTCCCT GGGGGGGCGGTCCTACCCGTCCTTCTCAGACCCCACAGTGCTGTCGGGGGG GGCGTCGCGCTCCTCTAGCGTCCGGTCCGCCCACacggcccacaatgcacctgggGCGCTGCACTCGGATGGCACCACCTCCACCAGCTACAAGAGCCTGGCCAATCAGACGCCTCGAAACGGCAGCCTATCGTACGACAGCCTGCTCACCCCCTCCGAGGGCCCGGAGTTTGAGTCGGCCGCCCCAGacccgcccccccacgcccaccccgGCCCGGTGCCCCCCGCGTTGCTAGGCTACAGCTCCCCCTTCCTGTCGGCGCAGATCGCCCACCAGCGCGAGCCCTCGTCCCCCCACCACGCcttcctgccccgccccaccagccccgcccacctcccggAGCGGGACTCCCACCGCCCCACCCAgcaccacccccgccccgcccgcttCTCCCGCCCGCCCCTCCTGGCCGACGCCCACCCCTACTCCTACCGAGCGCGCTCCCTGGGATCGCCGGAGACGGCGGCGCccgtagccccgcccccggccccgcccgccccgctgGGGAAGTCCCTGTCCTACTCCAGCGCCGCGGCTGCAGAGATGCAGTACCGCATGGTGCGCAAGGCGTcggccgggggcggggcagggggcggggccgggggcgggatCCAGGCCCCAAA GGACGAGATTCAGATGAAGTCCTACAGCCGGTCCAATGGGCAGCCCAagcctgccccctcctccccctcccacccaaccAGCCTCTCCACCCGCCCGGGCCCGGCCAATCAAAGCGCTGCTCCTTCACAGAGTCCCACCCACaagccggggggtggggtgaagaAGGTGACGGGCGTCGGAGGGACGACCTATGAGATCTCCGTTTGA